A region of the Chloroflexota bacterium genome:
CTCAATACGCACCACGGGCGAAAAACCGCGGTTTTGAATGGCATACGCGCCGGCTTTGTCCATCGGGTCGCCGCTGGCGACGTAAGCGGCGATTTCTTCGTCGGTGAACGCGCGCATGAACACCGCGGTGCGCTCCACCGCGGTTTCCAGGCGGCCCGTGGCCGCGTCCAGCACGGCCACGCCGGTGAGCACCGCGTGCTCACGCCCGCGCAGGCGGCGCAGCATGGCCGCGGCCTCGGCTTCGTCGGCGGGCTTGCCCAAAATCTCGTCGCCGTCCACCACCGCGGTATCGGCGGCGACGACCCAGCGCATCGCCCCTCGCCCTCTGGGAGAGGGGGTGGGGGTGAGGGCATTCTGTGATGAGGTTGGTGGTTCTGCCGACGCGGTGCGCTGCCTTTCGCTCCCACGTCCTTCGACTTTGGGCGTCGCTGCGCTCCGCCCTCCGCTCAGGACGTGGGTGAGCGCGCGCACTTTAGCCGCGGCCAGGCGGCGCACATAGACTGCAGGGGCTTCGTGGGGCAGCGGGGTTTCGTCTATATTCGCGGACGCGGCCTGCACCGGCAGGCCCAGCAGTTTGATCAGTTCCCGCCGCCGCGGCGATTGGGAAGCCAGCAAAATGCCTTCCGCAATGCTCATGCCGCATCCTCCAGCAGCAGCCGCGCCGCTCGCCGCCCGATTTCCACCGCAAAGTTGGTGCCCCTATCCCACGGGTACACCTGATACATGCTCGCGAGGTAAAGCCCCCGCACCGGGGTGCGGATGGCCGGAATGTTGCGGCTGTGGTTCACCAGCGGCACCGGCTGGGCATAGCGGGTGCGGTAAAGCCACGCGCCTTCCACCCACTCTTCGCGGAAATCGGGGTTGATGCGCTTCAGCGCGGGCAGGTAAATCGCCAGCAGTTCCTCTTTGCTGAGGCCAAAATACTCGTGGTCGGGCGGCAGGTAATCGCCCACGTAGGCAATGTGCGCCCCGCCGAAGTTTTCCGGCGGCACGAAGTTAGTGTGGTCCACCAAAATCAGGAAGGGGAAGCCTGCCTGCTTGGGGATGTTGTACCAGTAGTACCCCTCGCGGGAAAGCGGGTGCTTGAGCGCGAGGGCAATCGCCAGCGCGCCCATGTTCTTCAGGCCGCGAATGCCGGCGAGGTAATCTTCGGGCAGGTCGGGTGCGAGGTCGGCGAAGATGCGGGGCGGCATGGCGGCCAGTACGCGATCATAGGTTTCGGGTGCGCGGCCTTCGGCTTCTACCTGGAAGCCGCCCGCGACGGCCTGCACGCGACGGACGCGGGCTTCGTAGTGGAAAACCGCCCCGCGGGCTTCCAGTTGGGCGGCGAAATCATCGGCGAAGGCCTGGAAGCCGCCCTCGTAGGTGCCCAGGCGCGGCGTGCGGGCATGAATGCGCGCCCAGAACCACGCCATATTGACTTCCTGATAGTAGGGGCCGAACTTGCCGATGAGCAGCGGCTCCCA
Encoded here:
- the maf gene encoding septum formation protein Maf: MSIAEGILLASQSPRRRELIKLLGLPVQAASANIDETPLPHEAPAVYVRRLAAAKVRALTHVLSGGRSAATPKVEGRGSERQRTASAEPPTSSQNALTPTPSPRGRGAMRWVVAADTAVVDGDEILGKPADEAEAAAMLRRLRGREHAVLTGVAVLDAATGRLETAVERTAVFMRAFTDEEIAAYVASGDPMDKAGAYAIQNRGFSPVVRIEGCYANVVGLPLCTLACMLRALGASPAENTPARCTAALGYNCEGAFPACGQTFGNAGP
- a CDS encoding NAD(P)/FAD-dependent oxidoreductase — protein: MRIAILGAGFAGLSAAHDLLKAGHDVTIYEAADKPGGLASGFRQPGWQWSLEYFYHHWFASDRHVLGLIKELGLESKVRFPRPTTVVYHQGKFYPFDSALAVLAYPGLSWPDKIRFGLVGVYLRLTPFWKPLERHTAHEWLRRALGERAYRALWEPLLIGKFGPYYQEVNMAWFWARIHARTPRLGTYEGGFQAFADDFAAQLEARGAVFHYEARVRRVQAVAGGFQVEAEGRAPETYDRVLAAMPPRIFADLAPDLPEDYLAGIRGLKNMGALAIALALKHPLSREGYYWYNIPKQAGFPFLILVDHTNFVPPENFGGAHIAYVGDYLPPDHEYFGLSKEELLAIYLPALKRINPDFREEWVEGAWLYRTRYAQPVPLVNHSRNIPAIRTPVRGLYLASMYQVYPWDRGTNFAVEIGRRAARLLLEDAA